A genomic window from Candidatus Nitrosotenuis uzonensis includes:
- a CDS encoding pelota family protein: MIIKNVDEFTISFLIEETDDLLTLRRVIKNGDRVTADTTRVIKQEKDFARPDRGERIKIRIALEVEKIALDSVFDRLRIAGIIVESSSEEVSKGVHHSLLLKIGDSLNVTKKKWLPLDMRLIKKRDEGAGFVLVAIDKGDCGIGKLKGTHLQIIQNLYSGSSGKRYKSSFNIEPFFDVVLGALQTVLKENDAIIVFGPGETKKQFVNHIQKSPLAKKHRIETVEGIDSGGEDGIYTFIKSKSMQQILGQTKLGKVAAILEDIMIKAHHKSKKFTMGFEETKKANQFGAIESLVFSEKIIQTHDESQIIEFLNEVESKGVTVYALDSTTDIGMQVSGLGGMVSLLRFPVES, translated from the coding sequence ATGATCATAAAGAACGTAGACGAGTTTACAATTTCATTTTTGATAGAGGAAACTGACGATCTTCTCACCTTACGTCGAGTCATAAAAAATGGCGACAGAGTTACTGCAGATACCACCAGAGTGATAAAGCAGGAAAAAGATTTTGCGCGACCGGATAGGGGCGAGCGCATCAAGATAAGAATCGCATTAGAGGTGGAAAAGATAGCACTTGACTCTGTCTTTGATCGGCTGCGCATTGCAGGCATCATAGTTGAGTCATCAAGCGAAGAGGTCTCAAAAGGAGTACACCATTCCCTTTTGTTAAAGATAGGAGACTCGCTAAATGTTACAAAGAAAAAATGGCTCCCACTTGATATGAGACTGATAAAAAAAAGAGACGAGGGTGCAGGATTTGTCCTTGTGGCAATCGACAAGGGAGACTGCGGCATAGGCAAGCTAAAGGGCACTCATCTGCAGATTATTCAGAATCTGTATTCTGGCTCCAGCGGCAAACGCTACAAGTCAAGCTTTAACATAGAACCGTTCTTTGATGTCGTGCTTGGCGCCCTGCAGACAGTTCTAAAAGAAAATGACGCCATCATAGTTTTCGGTCCAGGCGAGACAAAAAAACAATTTGTCAATCACATCCAAAAGAGCCCACTTGCCAAAAAGCATAGAATTGAAACTGTAGAGGGAATCGACTCGGGTGGCGAGGACGGAATCTACACTTTCATCAAATCCAAGTCCATGCAACAAATTCTTGGCCAGACCAAGCTTGGAAAAGTCGCTGCCATACTTGAGGACATAATGATAAAGGCTCACCACAAAAGCAAAAAGTTCACCATGGGCTTTGAGGAGACAAAAAAGGCAAACCAGTTTGGTGCAATAGAATCACTTGTATTTTCCGAGAAGATAATCCAAACTCATGACGAATCCCAGATAATTGAGTTTCTCAACGAGGTGGAGTCAAAGGGCGTCACTGTATATGCGCTAGATTCCACCACGGATATAGGAATGCAGGTATCAGGCCTTGGCGGCATGGTCTCGCTTTTGAGGTTCCCGGTTGAATCCTAA
- the gatD gene encoding Glu-tRNA(Gln) amidotransferase subunit GatD, producing MSEYRGYHGRALQFLKENNISVGDTVTITTDSEHIATIMPRYEHSDDLHIVVKLKSGYNVGLELDKIKKIKFVSSTPAAMVEQSSPQQDPSLPKILLLSTGGTIASRVDYRTGSVTPALSAQELNASVPELSSIANIDAEVLFSEYSENITPEHWIKTACKLDSYADSEYAGIIVAHGTDTMQYTAAFLSFSLAGFPKPIVLVGSQRSSDRPSSDAALNLIAAARFIAQLRTPGVFVAMHNSLSDDDVACHLGTRVRKNHTSRRDAFETVGAPPAFIVTQSDIISNLKSPYFAKNKYTPKITVDTSVVLVKYHPGYEPQNLDYTIERGCKAIIFEGTGLGHVGKSMYEIVRKARQKEIFVGMTSQCIDGRVNMAVYESGRDLLNIGIVPLADMLPEVALVKAMWAAGQGSIKEIMTRKIASEFTE from the coding sequence ATGTCAGAGTATAGAGGCTACCATGGCCGCGCCCTACAGTTTCTAAAGGAGAACAACATCAGTGTGGGTGACACAGTCACCATAACGACTGATTCTGAGCATATTGCAACTATAATGCCTAGATACGAGCATAGTGATGACTTGCACATTGTTGTCAAACTCAAAAGCGGCTACAACGTCGGCCTTGAGCTTGACAAGATAAAAAAAATCAAGTTCGTTTCATCCACCCCAGCTGCTATGGTAGAGCAGAGCTCACCGCAGCAGGACCCGTCCCTGCCAAAGATTTTGCTGCTATCCACTGGCGGAACAATAGCAAGCAGGGTAGACTATAGAACAGGCAGTGTTACACCCGCACTTTCCGCGCAAGAGCTTAACGCGTCAGTACCGGAGCTTTCCAGCATTGCCAACATCGATGCAGAGGTACTATTCTCAGAGTATTCGGAGAACATAACTCCGGAACACTGGATAAAGACTGCTTGCAAGCTTGACTCGTATGCAGACTCCGAGTATGCAGGAATCATAGTAGCGCACGGGACAGACACCATGCAGTATACTGCAGCCTTTCTTTCCTTCTCGCTTGCAGGGTTCCCAAAGCCCATAGTACTAGTAGGCTCGCAGAGATCATCAGATAGGCCATCATCTGATGCCGCACTGAATCTTATTGCGGCAGCTAGGTTCATTGCACAGCTGAGGACTCCGGGCGTCTTTGTTGCCATGCACAATAGCCTCTCTGATGACGATGTTGCCTGCCACCTTGGAACTCGTGTGCGCAAAAACCACACGAGTCGAAGGGACGCATTTGAGACAGTCGGCGCCCCCCCTGCATTCATAGTAACGCAAAGCGATATTATCAGCAACCTCAAATCCCCGTATTTTGCCAAAAACAAGTATACTCCAAAGATCACAGTAGACACATCGGTTGTGCTGGTAAAGTACCACCCAGGATACGAGCCGCAAAATCTTGACTACACCATAGAGCGAGGATGCAAGGCGATAATCTTTGAGGGAACAGGCCTAGGACATGTAGGCAAGTCAATGTACGAAATAGTAAGGAAGGCAAGACAAAAGGAGATCTTTGTAGGCATGACATCTCAGTGCATAGACGGTAGGGTGAATATGGCAGTGTACGAGAGCGGCAGGGACCTTCTTAATATTGGCATAGTGCCTCTTGCCGACATGCTTCCCGAGGTGGCATTGGTAAAGGCTATGTGGGCTGCAGGACAGGGCTCGATAAAAGAGATCATGACAAGAAAGATTGCCTCCGAGTTCACAGAATGA
- the cutA gene encoding divalent-cation tolerance protein CutA: MKPAVIISTYPDKKSVTRVANKMVKEKIAACVNVTKISSIYSWQGKIENTDEFLAIFKTSQKNKARLKKEIKNTHPYKVPEIAEINVIDINKPYLAWLGSSTL; encoded by the coding sequence ATGAAACCTGCTGTCATCATCTCGACATACCCTGACAAAAAATCAGTCACCAGGGTGGCAAACAAAATGGTAAAGGAAAAGATTGCAGCTTGTGTTAATGTGACAAAGATCTCATCAATCTATTCATGGCAAGGAAAGATAGAGAACACCGATGAGTTTCTAGCAATATTCAAGACTAGTCAAAAAAACAAGGCAAGGTTGAAAAAGGAGATAAAAAACACGCATCCCTACAAGGTACCCGAGATTGCCGAAATTAATGTGATAGATATTAACAAGCCATATCTTGCTTGGCTTGGGAGCTCTACACTTTAG
- a CDS encoding secondary thiamine-phosphate synthase enzyme YjbQ produces MKSITEYLTFNTKTRVAFVNLTLQVRQVVKKSGIKEGLCLVNAMHISASVFINDNELGLHKDYARWLEKLAPHEPIDQYEHNNTGEDNADAHLKRQIMGREVVVAITDGELDFGPWEQIFYGEFDGMRPKRVLVKVIGE; encoded by the coding sequence ATGAAGTCCATAACAGAATACCTGACATTTAACACAAAGACGCGAGTAGCATTTGTGAACCTGACGCTGCAGGTAAGGCAGGTTGTCAAAAAAAGCGGAATAAAGGAAGGACTGTGTCTTGTAAACGCGATGCACATCTCGGCAAGTGTCTTTATCAACGACAACGAGTTGGGTCTGCACAAAGACTATGCAAGGTGGCTTGAGAAGCTGGCGCCGCACGAGCCCATAGACCAGTACGAGCATAATAACACCGGCGAGGACAACGCGGATGCGCACCTAAAGAGGCAGATAATGGGACGCGAGGTTGTAGTTGCAATAACTGATGGTGAGCTTGACTTTGGTCCTTGGGAGCAGATCTTTTACGGCGAGTTTGACGGCATGAGGCCAAAAAGAGTTCTTGTCAAAGTAATCGGGGAATGA
- a CDS encoding type II toxin-antitoxin system VapC family toxin, which translates to MAITLLIDTNIILNAKNSSELHSAYSSQLLDMIEDGLMHGIISTVSIAELCTGYYSQGDVKGKEEFLAHLISNKNFEIIDLSTKIADTAAKIRSETGLRLPDAIIIATGLTRDTQYFVTNDKALDKASRYLQVISAKDLLDKINRRKQKR; encoded by the coding sequence ATGGCAATAACATTACTTATCGACACAAACATCATACTGAACGCTAAAAATAGTAGCGAGTTACATTCAGCATATTCTTCACAATTGTTGGATATGATTGAAGACGGTTTGATGCATGGGATAATATCTACTGTTTCGATCGCAGAATTATGTACAGGGTATTATTCTCAAGGAGACGTGAAGGGCAAAGAAGAGTTTTTAGCTCATTTAATTTCTAATAAAAACTTTGAAATAATAGATCTCAGCACAAAGATAGCTGATACAGCAGCAAAGATACGTTCTGAGACTGGCCTTAGATTACCGGATGCCATAATAATTGCTACAGGATTAACGAGGGATACACAGTATTTTGTAACAAATGATAAGGCATTAGATAAAGCAAGCCGCTATCTGCAAGTCATATCGGCAAAAGATCTACTGGACAAAATAAACCGCAGAAAACAGAAGAGATAG
- a CDS encoding 50S ribosomal protein L2: MGKRPLVRRRGRGGMQFRATVTGKQAPAKYPYFELSEEHTGTVIDLVHERGRDAPLAKVRFEDGSISRIPAVLGTKIGSTIKFGLNAGIANGNVISIQNIPDGTVVCNIEKHFGDGGSIAKTAGSSATVFSHNVDGVILKLPSGSFTTLNPKNRAMIGILAGGGTSERPFLNAGNKWRRYRSKGRKYPIVRGVAQAAYVHPHGGGRHQHMGGGGTVSRNAPPGAKVGSIAARKTGRARVKERA; this comes from the coding sequence ATGGGTAAGCGACCGCTAGTCAGAAGACGTGGCCGTGGAGGCATGCAGTTCCGCGCAACAGTCACTGGAAAGCAGGCGCCTGCCAAATACCCGTACTTTGAGCTTTCAGAAGAGCACACCGGCACCGTGATCGACCTAGTTCACGAGAGGGGTCGCGACGCACCGCTGGCAAAAGTAAGGTTCGAGGACGGCTCTATCTCTAGAATTCCTGCAGTTTTGGGCACCAAGATAGGCTCTACCATAAAGTTTGGACTTAATGCAGGCATTGCAAACGGCAACGTCATCAGCATTCAGAACATTCCTGACGGGACTGTAGTGTGCAACATCGAAAAGCACTTTGGCGACGGTGGCTCCATTGCAAAGACGGCTGGAAGCTCGGCAACCGTGTTCTCGCACAATGTGGACGGCGTAATACTAAAGCTGCCGTCTGGAAGCTTTACCACCCTGAACCCAAAGAACAGGGCAATGATAGGCATTCTGGCTGGAGGGGGAACATCGGAAAGACCCTTCCTTAACGCAGGAAACAAGTGGCGACGCTACAGATCAAAGGGGCGCAAATACCCAATAGTGAGGGGTGTGGCACAGGCAGCTTATGTGCATCCGCACGGAGGAGGACGACACCAGCACATGGGAGGTGGCGGAACGGTATCAAGGAATGCACCGCCTGGAGCAAAGGTCGGCAGCATAGCTGCAAGAAAGACAGGACGCGCAAGAGTAAAGGAAAGAGCTTAA
- a CDS encoding AbrB/MazE/SpoVT family DNA-binding domain-containing protein, translated as MSEISVGSITTKGQITIPKEIRERLELKEGDKIIFIIEAGRATIKKAPVEKLSQILRRHKPWKTQSVKFQKRIRREWQ; from the coding sequence TTCCATTACTACCAAGGGCCAAATAACGATTCCAAAGGAGATCAGGGAAAGATTGGAGTTAAAGGAAGGCGATAAGATAATTTTCATTATTGAGGCTGGACGGGCAACGATAAAAAAAGCACCAGTCGAAAAGCTTTCCCAGATATTACGCAGACATAAACCGTGGAAGACGCAGAGTGTGAAATTCCAAAAAAGAATACGTAGAGAATGGCAATAA
- a CDS encoding TIGR00269 family protein → MKCNRCDNTAAYSRKYSGESLCSECFSNSILRKTAKTISKYNMIGNGELVCVAVSGGKDSLALLHVLSRMSENHNFAIHAITVDEGIPGYREEALEIVKKFCSDLGVSHSVYEYKKLFDLTLEESLKSRENEKTSSCSICGTLRRRAMDHAAKQIGANVIATGHNLDDTLQTFIINTISGDTNKIGWMDPDTSANSLRKIKPFCEIYESEIVFYAFTNNLPFQSEPCPHMNEGIRTEIREFLNKLESSHSGIKNSMYNSVVKLSQIVRESNYKERTKCIKCGTECTGTICSVCKMLIDLKD, encoded by the coding sequence GTGAAATGCAACAGATGCGATAACACTGCAGCATATTCCAGAAAATATTCTGGCGAGAGCCTGTGCTCTGAGTGCTTTTCAAATTCCATCCTAAGAAAGACTGCCAAGACCATCTCAAAGTACAATATGATAGGAAACGGTGAGCTTGTCTGCGTTGCAGTATCCGGAGGCAAAGACTCGCTTGCATTATTACATGTATTATCCAGAATGTCAGAGAATCACAACTTTGCAATTCATGCAATCACAGTAGATGAGGGAATACCCGGATACAGGGAGGAAGCGCTGGAAATAGTAAAAAAGTTCTGCTCAGATCTTGGAGTCAGCCACAGCGTATATGAATACAAGAAACTTTTCGATCTTACTCTTGAAGAATCGCTCAAGTCAAGGGAAAATGAGAAAACATCATCGTGTTCCATTTGTGGTACACTGCGAAGGAGGGCAATGGATCATGCGGCAAAACAGATAGGTGCCAATGTGATTGCGACAGGCCACAACCTTGATGATACGCTCCAGACATTTATCATAAACACCATCTCAGGAGACACAAACAAGATAGGATGGATGGATCCTGATACTTCTGCAAATTCCTTGCGCAAGATAAAGCCGTTCTGCGAGATTTACGAATCCGAGATAGTCTTTTACGCATTTACAAACAATTTACCGTTCCAGTCAGAACCATGCCCGCATATGAATGAGGGGATAAGAACTGAAATCCGCGAGTTCCTAAACAAATTGGAGAGCAGCCATAGTGGAATAAAAAATAGCATGTACAATTCCGTGGTAAAGCTGTCCCAGATAGTAAGAGAGTCAAACTATAAGGAAAGAACAAAGTGTATCAAATGTGGCACCGAATGTACCGGAACTATATGCTCCGTGTGCAAGATGTTAATCGATCTGAAAGACTAG
- a CDS encoding antitoxin VapB family protein, with protein sequence MGTTTISLSDEAYKILKAQKMEGESFSDLILRKFGKGDLFPHSDQFLASFL encoded by the coding sequence ATGGGTACAACAACGATTTCGCTAAGTGATGAGGCATACAAAATCCTCAAAGCGCAGAAAATGGAAGGAGAGTCGTTTTCCGATTTGATACTGCGCAAATTCGGCAAAGGTGATTTGTTCCCACACTCTGATCAATTCCTCGCTTCATTTTTATAA
- a CDS encoding acylphosphatase — MTKQRVHVFITGKVQGVFFRQAMKVMATKNGVFGWVKNLKDGRVEAVMEGEDLNVSRVVEWCHAGPANARVEDVEIRNEKYKEEFSKFEVLY; from the coding sequence ATGACAAAGCAACGCGTGCACGTATTCATTACCGGTAAGGTACAGGGCGTGTTTTTCCGCCAGGCAATGAAGGTGATGGCCACAAAGAACGGCGTGTTCGGCTGGGTCAAGAACCTAAAGGACGGCAGGGTGGAGGCGGTAATGGAAGGTGAGGATCTCAACGTCAGCCGCGTGGTGGAGTGGTGTCATGCAGGGCCGGCAAATGCTCGCGTAGAGGATGTGGAGATTAGGAACGAAAAATACAAGGAAGAGTTCTCAAAGTTTGAGGTCTTGTACTAG
- a CDS encoding site-2 protease family protein — protein sequence MAWVVILGVAKALKLEKHGFDIKPYSLTYKNAQVQTALTKMLGRTRRGIRVFADVSVVAGFIMMGFAFWFLIDNIAKFFDRPAEFSELTVLIPGVTLTSASSILYFLLSIPIVLVIHEGAHGIVATLEKIRIKTGGFAIFIAMFAGFVEPDDEEFNKAKKISKLRVIGAGATSNVIFALALGALLLTNPFFAIIVPDPIRGAFYEIPQGVTVLSIMPDSGAEKAGLAANDIITSINGVPIVTPFDFTKVKLAPGDIASVTALRDGTSMNFQIEVMPSPDDPTKGLIGIIRDNSLSYKPIYNFIEWNSPELSMFLLWLWMISFFIGIINMLPLPILDGGKFIHSIIDKKLSDATVNKTMWAIYAFTFLLFGLNIALSYMKSGWFTI from the coding sequence ATTGCATGGGTAGTAATACTGGGTGTAGCAAAGGCACTCAAGCTGGAAAAGCACGGATTTGACATAAAGCCGTACAGCCTCACATACAAGAATGCTCAGGTGCAAACTGCACTCACAAAGATGCTTGGCCGCACAAGGCGCGGCATCCGAGTCTTTGCCGATGTGAGCGTGGTTGCTGGATTTATCATGATGGGGTTTGCGTTCTGGTTCCTAATTGATAACATTGCAAAATTCTTTGACAGGCCTGCCGAGTTCTCGGAGCTTACCGTGCTGATTCCTGGCGTTACGCTGACATCGGCATCATCTATTTTGTATTTTCTGTTATCGATTCCAATAGTGCTTGTAATACACGAGGGGGCTCACGGAATAGTTGCAACGCTTGAAAAAATAAGAATCAAGACAGGTGGATTTGCCATCTTTATTGCAATGTTTGCTGGTTTTGTGGAACCAGACGATGAAGAATTCAACAAGGCAAAAAAAATATCAAAGCTCCGAGTGATTGGCGCAGGTGCCACATCAAATGTCATATTTGCGCTAGCTCTTGGTGCCTTACTGCTTACAAACCCGTTCTTTGCCATCATAGTACCTGATCCGATAAGAGGTGCATTCTACGAGATACCACAAGGAGTTACCGTCCTTTCCATAATGCCAGACAGCGGGGCGGAAAAGGCAGGACTTGCTGCAAACGATATCATCACGTCAATTAACGGCGTGCCCATAGTAACCCCGTTTGATTTTACAAAGGTAAAGCTTGCCCCTGGCGATATTGCATCTGTGACTGCACTGAGGGATGGAACCTCAATGAACTTCCAGATAGAAGTGATGCCCTCACCTGATGATCCAACCAAGGGTTTAATTGGAATAATCAGAGACAACTCACTTTCATACAAGCCGATTTACAATTTTATCGAGTGGAACAGTCCTGAGCTTTCCATGTTCTTGTTATGGTTATGGATGATCTCATTTTTTATTGGAATTATCAACATGCTCCCGCTACCCATACTGGACGGGGGCAAATTCATCCACAGTATAATTGACAAAAAGCTCTCAGATGCCACTGTAAACAAGACCATGTGGGCAATCTACGCGTTTACCTTCCTTTTGTTTGGCCTCAATATTGCATTATCATATATGAAATCAGGCTGGTTCACAATCTAA
- a CDS encoding CDC48 family AAA ATPase: MSQNVLSLKVLEAYTRDVGRGVARIDYDSMDTLNASTGDVIEIKGKRRTVAKCLPLYPSDEGKGIIRIDGLGRNNAGIAIGDTISVRKIKAVAAEKVVVAPLEAIPPIDERYLADALESVPLIKGDNVMVPYFGGRLTFQVIGVTPAADAVLVTQKTVFHIAEKGETLRGVPQVTYEDIGGLTDEIKKVREMIELPLRHPEIFEKLGVEAPKGVLLYGPPGTGKTLLAKAVANESNAHFISISGPEIMSKFYGESEARLREIFKEAREKAPSIIFVDEIDSIAPKREEVTGEVERRVVSQMLSLMDGLEARGKVIVIAATNRPNAIDPALRRPGRFDREIEIKVPDKKGRKDILNIHTRNMPLVTDENDTGYVDIDRIASVSHGYVGADLEYLCKEAAMKCLRRLLPELNMEDEKLPPETLDKLIVNNDDFQKALIEVTPSGMREVFIENPDVHWNEIGGLQEVKQQLQEAVEWPMKYPALYARLGHRMPRGILLHGPSGVGKTLLAKAVATESEANFVSVRGPELLSKWVGESERGIREIFRRARQASPCVIFFDEIDSIAPIRGAGAETAVTERVVSQLLTELDGMENLHGVIVLAATNRADMIDPALLRPGRFDKIIQIPLPDKESRRQILEITTKAIPAVTEKSDIDYVNLDKISDMTDGMSGADVAAIANTAVSIVIHEYLDKHPTKEELEKSSSSARVTMKHFEEAVKKVRAQKDLKIGQKIAVPYYR; encoded by the coding sequence ATGAGCCAAAACGTTCTTTCACTCAAAGTTTTAGAGGCATACACCCGGGACGTAGGCCGCGGTGTTGCCAGAATTGATTATGATTCCATGGATACACTAAACGCATCAACAGGCGATGTAATTGAGATAAAGGGAAAGCGCAGAACCGTTGCAAAATGCCTCCCACTTTACCCCTCCGATGAAGGAAAGGGAATCATAAGGATCGACGGACTTGGAAGGAACAACGCAGGCATTGCAATAGGCGATACCATATCAGTAAGAAAGATCAAGGCAGTGGCGGCAGAAAAGGTAGTGGTAGCTCCTCTTGAGGCAATACCGCCGATTGATGAGAGATATCTTGCTGATGCACTTGAAAGCGTTCCTCTCATAAAGGGAGATAATGTCATGGTGCCGTACTTTGGAGGCAGGCTCACATTTCAGGTAATCGGTGTCACGCCAGCAGCGGACGCAGTACTAGTTACACAAAAGACAGTATTCCACATAGCAGAAAAGGGCGAGACCCTAAGGGGAGTACCTCAGGTAACATACGAGGACATAGGCGGACTCACAGACGAGATAAAAAAAGTAAGAGAGATGATAGAGCTTCCACTCAGACATCCAGAGATATTTGAAAAGCTCGGCGTAGAGGCACCCAAGGGTGTGCTACTGTATGGTCCTCCAGGTACAGGCAAGACGCTTCTTGCCAAGGCAGTTGCAAACGAGAGCAATGCACACTTTATCAGCATATCAGGACCGGAGATAATGTCAAAGTTTTACGGAGAGAGCGAGGCACGCCTCAGGGAGATATTCAAGGAGGCAAGGGAAAAGGCCCCGTCAATTATCTTTGTAGATGAGATCGATTCGATTGCGCCAAAAAGAGAGGAGGTAACAGGAGAGGTGGAGCGACGTGTGGTATCACAAATGCTCTCACTGATGGACGGACTTGAAGCAAGGGGCAAGGTAATAGTTATTGCAGCTACTAACAGGCCAAACGCAATTGATCCTGCGCTAAGAAGGCCAGGCAGATTTGACAGGGAAATTGAGATCAAGGTACCAGACAAGAAGGGTAGAAAGGACATACTGAACATACACACAAGAAACATGCCTCTTGTCACAGACGAGAACGACACAGGCTATGTCGATATCGACAGGATTGCATCAGTGAGCCACGGTTACGTCGGAGCTGATCTAGAGTATCTGTGCAAAGAGGCCGCAATGAAGTGCCTTCGAAGATTACTTCCAGAGCTCAACATGGAAGATGAAAAGCTGCCGCCGGAAACACTTGACAAGCTAATAGTAAACAACGATGACTTTCAAAAGGCCCTCATAGAGGTCACCCCGTCTGGAATGCGCGAGGTATTCATAGAGAACCCCGACGTCCACTGGAACGAGATAGGCGGCCTGCAGGAAGTAAAGCAGCAGTTGCAGGAAGCAGTTGAATGGCCCATGAAATATCCTGCATTGTACGCAAGGCTAGGACATAGGATGCCCAGAGGAATTCTTTTGCACGGCCCAAGCGGAGTTGGAAAGACTCTTCTTGCCAAGGCAGTTGCAACAGAGAGCGAGGCAAACTTTGTCTCAGTTAGAGGACCTGAGCTCCTATCAAAATGGGTGGGAGAATCAGAGCGCGGAATAAGGGAGATCTTCAGGCGTGCAAGACAGGCATCACCGTGTGTGATATTCTTCGATGAGATAGACTCTATTGCACCCATCAGGGGCGCAGGAGCAGAGACTGCCGTCACCGAAAGGGTGGTAAGTCAGCTTCTCACAGAGCTTGACGGAATGGAAAATCTGCATGGTGTCATAGTGCTGGCCGCAACGAACAGAGCCGACATGATAGACCCAGCGCTTCTCAGACCAGGCAGGTTTGATAAGATAATCCAGATCCCACTTCCAGATAAGGAAAGCAGAAGGCAGATACTAGAGATAACGACAAAAGCTATACCTGCGGTTACTGAAAAGAGCGATATCGACTATGTCAACTTGGACAAGATATCTGATATGACCGACGGAATGAGCGGGGCTGATGTTGCAGCGATTGCAAACACCGCAGTTTCCATAGTAATTCATGAATACCTGGACAAGCACCCGACAAAGGAAGAGCTTGAAAAGTCATCTAGCAGCGCAAGGGTGACTATGAAGCATTTTGAGGAAGCAGTAAAGAAGGTAAGGGCGCAAAAGGACCTCAAGATAGGCCAAAAGATAGCCGTTCCATACTACAGATAA